One genomic window of Malaciobacter molluscorum LMG 25693 includes the following:
- a CDS encoding zinc ribbon domain-containing protein, which produces MNKYLEDLVKLSKFDTKISMFEPQIENEKAKLATFVETAEAIKTSINDTYAQIDDVKSKRTKNNIHLAELKTKLDDISRKHNEVQNEKELKALQLEEEITKEQISFANEEIARLDEITEEKESQLKEFQEKLAEEEDSIKEIQVSVDEKIENINKERNSVYQERSELLEKFDNKILTFYEKIKRWAKDTAVVPVKKQACYGCFMKINDKTYAEVIKSDEIINCPHCGRILYKEDETVEA; this is translated from the coding sequence TTGAATAAATATTTAGAGGATCTAGTTAAATTATCTAAGTTTGATACTAAAATTAGTATGTTTGAACCTCAAATTGAGAATGAAAAAGCAAAATTAGCTACTTTTGTAGAAACAGCAGAAGCTATTAAAACATCAATAAATGATACTTACGCACAAATTGATGATGTTAAATCAAAAAGAACTAAAAATAACATTCATTTAGCAGAATTAAAAACTAAATTAGATGATATTTCAAGAAAACATAATGAAGTTCAAAATGAAAAAGAGTTAAAAGCATTACAGTTAGAAGAAGAAATTACAAAAGAGCAAATTTCTTTTGCAAATGAAGAGATTGCAAGACTTGATGAAATTACAGAAGAGAAAGAGTCTCAACTAAAAGAGTTCCAAGAAAAATTAGCAGAAGAAGAAGACTCAATTAAAGAGATTCAAGTTTCAGTTGATGAAAAAATTGAAAATATTAATAAAGAGAGAAATTCTGTTTATCAAGAAAGAAGTGAACTTTTAGAAAAATTTGATAATAAAATTTTAACTTTCTATGAAAAAATTAAAAGATGGGCAAAAGACACAGCTGTTGTTCCAGTTAAAAAACAAGCTTGTTATGGATGTTTTATGAAAATTAATGACAAAACTTATGCAGAAGTTATTAAATCAGATGAGATAATAAATTGTCCTCATTGTGGAAGAATCCTTTATAAAGAAGATGAAACTGTAGAGGCTTAA
- a CDS encoding glutaredoxin domain-containing protein — MKPIALFTIPNCKWCEKAKAYFKSKNIRYNQIDVSRNKQALKDCQKHGCNGAPVVLIGNCWICGFDKEKINKELGIK, encoded by the coding sequence ATGAAACCTATCGCATTGTTTACTATTCCTAATTGTAAATGGTGCGAGAAGGCTAAAGCTTACTTTAAATCTAAAAATATAAGATACAATCAAATTGACGTATCAAGAAACAAACAAGCATTAAAAGATTGTCAAAAGCATGGATGTAATGGCGCTCCTGTAGTTTTAATAGGAAATTGTTGGATCTGTGGTTTTGATAAAGAAAAAATAAATAAAGAATTAGGAATTAAATAA
- a CDS encoding Nif3-like dinuclear metal center hexameric protein, with the protein MKVIDIYNILDKISPFYLQEKWDNSGLLVGNKENEVEKVYISIDLDEEFLDEVEENSLIITHHPLIFSPLKKINFDDYCTKLLRVLIKKNISLISMHTNIDKTHLNEYVAKEILKLDVIKKDDINDFILYANVNKDFDTFAKDITSKLAIKSTNVVKCNQVVKKVGIVTGAGMSLLSEVDADCFLTGDIKYHEAMDAKSRGISLIDIRHYESEKYFNTLLMGLLEKNLKKNKLKAIISASKNPFKFCIQGETVE; encoded by the coding sequence TTGAAAGTAATTGATATTTATAATATTTTAGATAAAATTTCACCTTTTTATTTACAAGAAAAATGGGATAATAGTGGTCTTTTAGTTGGTAATAAGGAAAATGAAGTAGAAAAAGTATATATAAGTATTGATTTGGATGAAGAGTTTTTAGATGAAGTGGAAGAAAATTCTCTTATCATCACTCATCATCCTTTAATATTTTCTCCTCTTAAAAAGATAAATTTTGATGATTATTGTACAAAATTATTAAGAGTACTGATTAAAAAGAATATATCTTTAATCTCAATGCATACGAATATTGATAAAACTCATTTAAATGAATATGTTGCAAAAGAGATTTTAAAATTAGATGTAATAAAAAAAGATGATATAAATGATTTTATACTTTATGCAAATGTGAATAAGGATTTTGATACTTTTGCAAAAGATATTACATCTAAATTAGCAATTAAATCAACAAATGTTGTAAAGTGTAATCAAGTAGTAAAAAAAGTAGGAATAGTTACTGGTGCTGGAATGTCTTTATTAAGTGAAGTAGATGCGGATTGTTTTTTAACTGGTGATATTAAGTATCATGAAGCAATGGATGCAAAATCTAGAGGAATATCTTTAATTGATATAAGACATTATGAAAGTGAAAAGTATTTTAATACCCTTTTAATGGGACTATTAGAAAAAAATTTGAAAAAAAATAAATTAAAAGCTATAATATCAGCTTCGAAAAATCCATTTAAGTTTTGTATACAAGGAGAAACAGTTGAATAA
- a CDS encoding pseudouridine synthase family protein, with protein MYDKAYKLLAKQEKISNSKAKELIDRGLVRANGKKILIARGEIKENTKFTVKKLANIDIIFQDDDILAINKPAYMTTDEIQKKYEDYFLLNRLDKETSGVMLFAKNEEFQKKAIKEFKENRVYKEYVAIVEGKVIDEIVVDKPILTIKNKGVAKSKIDKKGKPATTTIYPMFVEGHKSKIKVVIDTGRTHQIRVHLNHLGFPIIGDKIYGKTNPNVNRVLLHSKITKIFDYVFEAPEPKEFRVFDFN; from the coding sequence ATGTATGATAAAGCGTACAAACTTTTAGCAAAACAAGAAAAAATCTCAAATTCAAAAGCAAAAGAGTTAATTGATAGAGGTTTAGTAAGAGCTAATGGAAAAAAGATTTTAATTGCAAGAGGTGAAATTAAAGAAAATACAAAATTCACTGTAAAAAAACTTGCAAATATAGATATAATATTTCAGGATGATGATATATTAGCAATTAATAAGCCTGCTTATATGACTACAGATGAAATACAAAAAAAATATGAAGATTATTTTTTATTAAATAGATTAGATAAAGAAACTAGTGGAGTTATGCTTTTTGCAAAAAATGAAGAATTCCAAAAAAAAGCTATTAAAGAGTTTAAAGAAAATAGAGTTTACAAAGAGTATGTTGCTATAGTTGAAGGTAAAGTAATTGATGAAATTGTTGTAGATAAACCAATTTTGACAATAAAAAATAAAGGTGTAGCAAAATCAAAAATTGATAAAAAAGGTAAACCTGCAACTACAACAATTTATCCAATGTTTGTTGAAGGACATAAATCAAAAATAAAAGTAGTAATTGATACAGGAAGAACTCACCAAATTAGAGTACATTTAAATCACTTAGGATTTCCAATAATTGGAGATAAAATTTATGGAAAAACAAATCCTAATGTAAATAGAGTATTACTACATTCAAAAATTACTAAAATTTTTGATTATGTTTTTGAAGCACCAGAACCAAAAGAATTTAGAGTATTTGACTTTAATTAA
- the waaA gene encoding lipid IV(A) 3-deoxy-D-manno-octulosonic acid transferase: MLSLFSFFYYILAIIVYIIALPLILFKLKNKKYQVAIPAKFFLKNNPKFDNKNKVWFHSCSMGETVALKPLIEEFADCNLSVITNTGFEEASKHTNNVRYLPYEIFLPFWINRQKALVVMEAELWFMLFLCAKRKGAKTFLINARISDKSYNSYKKMRWFYKFIFKNIDKVFAQSEIDKQRLSYLGAKNIEVIGNIKLAQLPKITKKFEKISETLITAGSTHENEEELILNSYDRKFGKLVIVPRHPERFEKVNELINDYCHKNILTYHRFSQQEDFNSDIILVDKMGELNNIYAISDVVILGGAFEKIGGHNPVEPAFFGCKIISGKEIFNQKSLFECIDNYYIIENSQLKQYLSKCDELEKPKLAKAGSIEPIIKELKNV; the protein is encoded by the coding sequence ATCTTGAGCCTCTTTTCATTTTTTTATTATATTTTAGCAATTATTGTTTATATAATTGCTTTGCCTCTTATTTTATTTAAATTAAAAAATAAAAAATATCAAGTTGCAATTCCTGCAAAGTTTTTCTTAAAAAATAATCCAAAATTTGATAATAAAAATAAAGTATGGTTTCATAGTTGTTCTATGGGAGAAACAGTTGCTCTTAAACCTTTAATTGAAGAGTTTGCTGATTGTAATCTTTCTGTAATTACAAATACTGGATTTGAAGAAGCATCAAAACATACAAATAATGTACGATATTTACCTTATGAGATATTTTTACCTTTTTGGATAAATAGACAAAAAGCTTTAGTTGTTATGGAAGCAGAACTTTGGTTTATGCTTTTTTTATGCGCAAAAAGAAAAGGAGCAAAAACCTTTTTGATTAATGCAAGAATATCAGATAAATCATATAACTCATATAAAAAAATGAGATGGTTTTATAAATTTATATTTAAAAATATTGATAAGGTTTTTGCTCAAAGTGAAATTGATAAACAAAGACTTTCATATTTAGGTGCAAAGAATATTGAAGTGATTGGAAATATTAAACTTGCTCAACTTCCAAAAATTACAAAAAAGTTTGAAAAAATTAGTGAAACTTTAATTACTGCTGGAAGTACTCATGAAAATGAAGAAGAGTTAATACTAAATTCTTATGATAGAAAATTTGGTAAGTTAGTGATCGTTCCAAGACACCCTGAAAGATTTGAAAAAGTAAATGAATTAATAAACGATTATTGTCATAAAAATATTCTTACATATCATAGGTTTTCTCAACAAGAGGATTTTAATTCTGATATAATTCTTGTAGATAAAATGGGTGAATTAAATAATATTTATGCAATTTCTGATGTTGTAATATTAGGTGGTGCATTTGAAAAGATTGGTGGACATAATCCTGTGGAACCTGCATTTTTTGGATGTAAAATTATAAGTGGTAAAGAGATTTTTAACCAAAAATCACTTTTTGAATGTATTGATAATTATTATATAATTGAAAATAGTCAGTTAAAACAATATTTATCTAAATGTGATGAATTAGAAAAACCAAAATTAGCGAAAGCTGGTTCAATAGAACCTATTATAAAGGAATTAAAAAATGTATGA
- the purE gene encoding 5-(carboxyamino)imidazole ribonucleotide mutase: MSFVSIIMGSKSDYEVMKNCADTFEKFNVNYEMIISSAHRSPERTKEYVKNAEEKGAIAFIAAAGMAAHLAGALAATTTKPVIGVPMKGGAMDGMDAMLSTVQMPSGMPVATVALGRTGAINAAYLAMQILAISDKELSVKLKEDRIVKSKAVEADSKEIEVIL; this comes from the coding sequence ATGAGCTTTGTTTCTATAATAATGGGAAGTAAGTCAGATTATGAAGTTATGAAAAACTGTGCTGATACATTTGAAAAATTCAATGTAAATTATGAGATGATTATCTCTTCAGCTCACAGAAGTCCAGAAAGAACTAAAGAGTATGTTAAAAATGCAGAGGAAAAAGGTGCAATTGCATTTATTGCTGCTGCAGGAATGGCTGCTCATTTAGCTGGTGCATTAGCTGCAACTACAACTAAACCTGTTATTGGTGTTCCAATGAAAGGTGGAGCAATGGATGGGATGGATGCAATGCTTTCTACTGTTCAAATGCCTTCTGGTATGCCTGTAGCTACAGTTGCTTTAGGAAGAACAGGTGCTATAAATGCTGCATATTTAGCAATGCAAATTCTAGCGATTTCTGATAAAGAATTGTCAGTTAAACTTAAAGAAGACAGAATTGTTAAATCAAAAGCTGTTGAAGCTGATTCTAAAGAAATAGAAGTTATTTTATAA
- the glyQ gene encoding glycine--tRNA ligase subunit alpha yields the protein MITFSNMLLKLQQFWAEQGCNIVQPYDIPAGAGTFHPATILRSLDSTPWSTAYVAPSRRPTDGRYGENPNRLGAYYQFQVLIKPSPENIQDLYLQSLEYLGLDISKHDIRFVEDNWESPTLGAWGLGWEVWLDGMEVTQFTYFQQVGGLACDPVAVEITYGTERLAMYLQGVDSVFDIVWNENKHGKTTYADVHKEGEYEFSKYNFEVANTQMLFKHFDDAFNECKSCLEAGLPLPAYDQCMLASHAFNTLDARKAISVTERQNYILKVRELAQGCAVLYKEQEQDRLKRVGR from the coding sequence ATGATTACATTTTCAAATATGTTATTAAAACTTCAACAATTTTGGGCTGAACAAGGTTGTAATATTGTTCAACCTTATGATATTCCTGCAGGTGCTGGTACTTTCCATCCAGCTACAATATTAAGAAGTTTAGATTCAACTCCTTGGAGTACAGCTTATGTTGCACCAAGTAGAAGACCAACAGATGGAAGATATGGAGAAAATCCAAATAGATTGGGAGCTTATTATCAATTTCAAGTATTAATAAAACCAAGTCCAGAAAATATTCAAGATTTATATTTACAATCATTAGAGTATTTAGGTTTAGATATTTCAAAACATGATATTAGATTTGTAGAAGACAACTGGGAATCTCCAACTCTTGGAGCTTGGGGACTTGGTTGGGAAGTATGGTTAGATGGTATGGAAGTTACTCAATTTACATATTTTCAACAGGTAGGTGGATTAGCTTGTGACCCTGTTGCAGTTGAAATTACTTATGGTACTGAAAGACTTGCAATGTATTTACAAGGTGTTGATTCTGTATTTGATATTGTTTGGAATGAAAATAAACATGGAAAAACAACATATGCAGATGTTCATAAAGAAGGAGAGTATGAATTCTCTAAATACAACTTTGAAGTAGCAAATACTCAAATGTTATTTAAACATTTTGATGATGCTTTTAATGAATGTAAATCTTGTCTTGAAGCAGGACTTCCTTTACCTGCATATGACCAGTGTATGTTGGCTTCTCATGCATTTAATACTTTAGATGCAAGAAAAGCAATCTCTGTTACTGAAAGACAAAATTATATTTTAAAAGTAAGAGAACTAGCGCAAGGTTGTGCAGTTTTATATAAAGAACAAGAACAAGATAGATTAAAAAGAGTTGGAAGATAA